The Camelina sativa cultivar DH55 chromosome 14, Cs, whole genome shotgun sequence genome includes a window with the following:
- the LOC104743766 gene encoding uncharacterized protein LOC104743766 translates to MLFAAEGGGFFSSSASGYSNGLALLLLGQKNEQKPVKVSSSQWNHYHLVVEESNTGFRLDSSKNWLSSACTSLICFGRKSERPDNPSPIRVSPSSNSSVYHEGKKDQAPSVEYNCEVTNRFALKSSLKKRSFSDVVIGDDDVSRDERKKRKL, encoded by the exons ATGTTATTTGCAGCAGAAGGAGGAggattcttctcttcatcagcTTCTGGGTATAGCAATGGTTTAGCTCTTCTTCTATTAGGTCAGAAGAATGAACAAAAGCCTGTCAAGGTGTCATCATCACAATGGAACCATTATCATTTGGTAGTTGAAGAATCTAATACCGGGTTTCGGTTAGATTCGTCTAAGAACTGGCTCTCCTCTGCCTGCACTTCTCTTATATGTTTTGGTCGCAAATCCGAAAGACCGGATAATCCATCTCCTATCCGAGTCAGTCCTTCTTCTAACTCTTCAGTTTATCATGAGGGGAAGAAGGATCAGGCACCTAGTGTGGAGTATAATTGTGAAGTCACTAATAGGTTTGCACTTAAGAGCAGTTTGAAGAAAAGATCATTTAGTGATGTTGttattggtgatgatgatgtgagtAGAGATG aaagaaaaaaaagaaaactgtaG